The Salvelinus alpinus chromosome 29, SLU_Salpinus.1, whole genome shotgun sequence region TAGGCCCTGAGCATGACAGAGCCCTATAGATTtgtccaaaagtagtgcactacgtgcCATTTTGAAAGgctgtggctctggtcaaaagtagtgcactagcttAATATAGGACGTAGCTCACAGATCTGCAGTATGGATCCTTTCATCAGGAAGTAggtggttgttgttgtgttgtgttccttTAATGCCAAGCCTATTACAGGAAGCTGCCATGTCTTTGTTTTACAGCTTCACGAGAGCGTAGTGAACTGGCTCATTAACTGTtgcgtcacacacacacttttcagcGTAGTTTACAACCCTCGCTCTCTCTGAAGTTATACCTGGAGAGAATTCACAAGTCCCTTGTAGGTAATGACTTTAGGTGTCAAAAGGAACATAGACTAGATTATATAACGCCTACGTCAACATATTCACTGTGCCATTTGTTCATAACTTGACACGAGGGGCCATTTTCTCAGGCACAGAAACACTTTCAATGCAGAATATCCACTGAATATGCTTTTTAGTCCTGGACCAGACTtcggcttaatctgtgtccaggaaaccggcCATAAAGGGGCGACTACAAGAAATTGCTAGAAAGTTTAACTGCCCACAACTTACTACCTGAAGATAAAAGGTTTGATGATAAAACGGCTACATTTTTCCATTAAAGCTGTTCATGCCAGAGTAATGTATTCTAAATCCCTCCCAGCCTGCAGTCCTCTATAAGCCTGCTTTACAAGCTATACACTTAAAGACCTGTAACCATAACATCCCCCCTTTTTATACAACAAGGTATTGATTATTCTATACATGGTGGAATATGAGCCCAGATACAATATGCTATGGAAATGCAAGCAACTCATGTCTCTAACATATATCTGTTAGGTTGAAGCAGTGCGTAATCATTGCCTCAACATAACCCTGTAGCAATGAGTTAGGCCTGTCTCTGCAGAAAGCCATAGATAGGATATAGGCCTACCTCCGACACAGAACTGACCGAGTGTCAGTCAACTTTAAACAGATGGTTTTAAACACCTTATTTTTGGTTCATATAAGCTAGTTTCAGCTAAAGGTGATGTGTTAAAAGGGCCTTTTGAGTCAAGATGAATGACAATGTTGTGGGAGTGTCTCTCCAGGGGTCTTCCTGGTCTTTAAGCATGATGATGTCATCTCTCAGAACCTTAAAAACGGTAATGTGATGGAATGTCAGAACATGCCACACTGAACCAAGGAACGCTTTCAGCAGTGACAAAccagagtgtgagctggaaggaAAGCACAGCCTGTCTCACACACCTGCTTGTCACCCATTATCAAACAAACAACACCTACTTACGCACAGACTTGTGCATGTTGCATAACCAACACAGACTGGGCCCAAAGCACTACCtcatttcatttatttaaccaggatagtccactcagtaacaaTGGCCACTGTTTTTCAGGGAGTCCTTAATGCTAATGTAGGAACTAAATAGTGTTAATAGATGAGTTCTAATGACTAAATAGCACATAGGGCCATCAACAATGACTGCATACGCATGGCATACTAACACAGAGGGTATCACTATCAATATTATCAAATTACTTGTAATATCATGTGGTTGTCACTTGTCATTCTTTGGAGACTAGACCCTACATTGACCTGAGCTCAAATTCATAATTACTACAGTACAAATGACAAACTGTTAAAGCTGAGAAATCTAGCCCTTTGAATATCATATGCTTTTTAAGAGATTGTATGATAAGACATGTTAAGGCCTCCTTTTCCATTCCATTCAAACCCAGTCGTGGTGCCCCCTGTCCAATGCCCCCGACCTAAAAAGTACAGAACCTCTGTGGTGATCAGTGACCTCACCATATTGCATCCATAATATCTGGCTTGACATGGAGAGAGGTCAAGGCTTTCTAGGGGTCTGGGCAGTGGTATCCCACTGTTAAATCAGTACTACTACCAGCAGACAGTTCTACTAAACCTGCAGAATCCGCATTGCACACCTAGGCTACTGAGGTCTCCTATTTTGAGAGAGGGTGCACAGAGACAGCATATTGTGGGACGGGTAGCTAAATAAATGGATTGGAATACACTCTCTACCTCTTCTAGAATCCATACCATCATAAGTTCTGGGAAAGAATAGCACTCCCTAATAGCATTTCACCTCTTAGATGGATGTATTTACCTACCTGTCAAATAGAGTCAATTGCACTCTCCTGTAAGGTGTCAAATAACACTACAGCTTTAGAAAAACTTATTTGCAACGAGCAAGAGCAGCACTCATATTTGCAATAGAATTATCGTGTTTACGTCTCGAGATGCTCTCGCTCCTACTAGGCCCCAGTGTTGCCATAAGCGCGCGACCTTCTCAAGTCAACGACGTAATTATTTCCATTCCTTCGCGCTGGTAAACAAGCGTCCATTTCAGAGAAAATACCTAAATACATTTCCATGTCACTCTAATCATGAATGGTATTGATTGAATACTTTTAACATGTCCGCTGATGTGGTTGCagttattcatttattttaataCGACGAACCAGTCGTGTTTATCCAACTGTCGCGCGCTGGCCTGGAGGTACAGTAACTGCATCGTCACCATAATAGCCACGGATACATAAATCGAAAGCCCAAAGCAGTAGTTTGCAAATTAAACAACATAGTACATATCTGGTTTCAAAGCATCGCCTCGATGCCAATTCATTATTTGAACATGACAACATTTGGCTACTGGGTCCATAATAATTCATACGACATACGCAATAAATTTCTGCATTTTCAGGGTTAGCTAGGTTTGTTATTTGCTATATCTGGATTGGCTTATAAACACACAAATGTGGGGCAAAACAATATGTGTTTGCGTGCTAGTGATGCTGATGCGTCTAGCAGAGACCCCCGATCTGACCCAATTAGCTTGCTAGCTATAGCAACAGCTAGCCTGTCTAGCGTTGGATGCAATAAATGGTGGACAAACGGCACTACTGCACCTTTGAAAACAGGCGAGATCGGACACCGCTCAGGTGAGCTTTTGCTGTCCAGCGGCGAGCGTCTCTGCCTTGCGACCAGCCTGCCCTCCACCGAGCCGTTTCCACCCGGGTTCGCGAGCAGCAGCTGCGTCGGGCTGGAGGGGCTGTTGCAAGGGGACGTCAATGTCGGTTCTGTATTGCTCGCGACTGTGAAGGAAGAGGAGCAGGAGCGGGTTGGGCTGTGCTGACTTCCACGCAAGAGCTGGTATGGCACCGTGGCACGAATAGGCTGCAACCGGATCGTGGTGGTGCTGCCGTTGCTGCAGCCGGCTGGAGAGATGGTTGGGGAGCCCCCGCTGTCACCGCTTCGCTTGACCCGCTGTTGCTGCTGTTGGGTTGAGTTGGTTGCTGATGATGCTGTTGACATTATGTTGATTGCCACAGTGCAACTCTTCCAGTTCACAAACTTGGCAAAAACAAAAATACTAAGTTAAATCTTGAATAAGCCTCAAGTTACTTGCGAGTACTTTCGTTTGTTTACTTAGATATAATCAATGTGACATGATAAAGCAAgttggtaactttcccaaaaaagCTGGAACATTTGTTCTTGTAAATGTCCAGTTGAGTTTAACGTTAGTTATTAATAAGCTGCCCAGAGTTACTAGCTACATTTTCTCACTTTTTTTCTACTTGTCCATGTTGAAGTGTTTCAACAAGTATGCATTCTCGAAAAACTCTCAATTAAACATTTTCATATCGAACAAAACTATTTAAATCACGACGTTCACTTATAAAAGCTctataacatagctagctagttagctatgtcTCTGTGTCGTCTGTCTTCCAACGCGCAATCCCTTTCCTGTGTCCCTCCTCTGGCAAACTACTGGCTGACAGACCAGGGCGGGACAAAATAAGTCACTGTAAACTTCTGATTGGTTAATATAATACTAGAAGGACGAGGTCATCAGGCACACTCTAAGCATCCACCAATCGATTCATTGAAGTTGGCTGAAGATAGACCGCTCTCGAGCAAGCAATTGGTTgcagagttttttttatttttatatatatatatatttttttttaaccaggaagggctcgttgatatttaaaatctctttttcaagagcgtcctggccaagataggcagcaccaagtcattacaaaaattacagacagacatgaaaaactacaagtaatctagtaaaaaccattgaattcacaagagtataacaaaatcaaaaacagcaaattaaaaacattgacaggtctgggaatcagcctcaaaattcttaatcagtgatttaaaaacaccaatcgggacaagttcttccagtttaaaagtattttgtaaggtgttccaagacgatggcgcagagtacataaaagaccttttaccaaattcagttcggacatttggaacagttagcaggataaagtccagcgaacgaagagagtacccaccacatttctgaacaataaaaatgcccaaataaaaaggtagtaaacccaaaatggctttgtaaataaaagtataccagtgactgagcctacgagtgattagagaaggccagccaacccatgtatacaaagtgcagtggtgcgtaagggattttcagtttaaaataaatctcaaagtgccatggtaaagtataaaaagcagtttgcaagttctggaaagcttttgtaagagacgatgcacaacagtaaataacagtatcatcagcataaaaatgaagttgtgcattttggacatttttgtctaaatcatttatataaatagtgaataagaaaggaccaagtacagagccttggggcacaccattaaggacagacaatttaacagacataagcccatcaaattgagagTTAAATCTCAGAGAAATGGGTGGTGCACAATCTTCAGAAAAATAAAGGTCGTCTGGGTTTCTGTTGTTGACAACTGCAATGTTATTCTTATACCAGTCATCGTAAATTGAAACAACCACTGCACAGTTGAAATATTAAAATACTGTAGCTAGATCCCTCCTAAAAATCCACATACTGCTTTACTAATAAAACAGAcagaagcaatactgttacattTATTACAGCTTTATAAACACCATATGTATTTTCACTACCAACAAGACAATAATAATCCcaatatttttttacatgttttaATAGCCTGCTTTTGTACAAATTTGATCAAGTTCTTACACCCACATACAAAAAAAGATATATGTATAGCTGATTCACAATCAAATGCATATACGATTGAAAAACAAAGCAGATACAGAACCAAAATGTTACAGTTGCTATCGGTTGTGtaaagtagtactttcaagtatttttacttaagtcgtttttttggggtatctgtactttactatttatatttttgacaaattttacttcactacataagaaaaagtatgtactttttcctccatacaaaagtactcattacattttcaatgcttattagcaggacaggaaaattgtctaattcacacacttatcaagagaacatcccttgtcatccctattgcctctgatctggcacactcactaaacacatgcttagtttgtaaatattgtctgactgttggagcatgcccctggcttttcataaataaataaaaacaagtaaATAATGCCATCTAGTTTGCTTTAGATAAGGagttttaaattatttatactttgatTTTGATATTTAagaatattttagcaattacatttacttttgatacttaagtatatttcaaaccaaatacttttactcaagtagaattttaccaGGTGACTTTCActcgagtcattttctattaaggttaactttttccaccactggctgcaaatatgtaactttttgggcgaccgaccaaattcacatagaaatataagtcatagatacagtatgtcactctcattgaaagcaagtctaagaagaagtggtagatctggtCCATGTGTGCTATAAGTTGtcttttgcatcttttacttttggttttgtacagcagcttcaaacagctgaaaatacaatattttgcaAACGATTCGATTTTTAGCAGAGGTGACATCATCACAATATGCAGAGccatttctgcatattgcacatttAAAAAGCATTGGACAAGGACTGAAAAAGAAGTGAAGCTGAAGACCAGGTTCAGAATAAGGGGGTGTAAACTTTCCAGATATACCACAATGTAAAATAGTTCGATTTTAAAGTGCCATTCAAACTTCTTCACAGGTAGGCTACATTTTCAAAGAACCCACAACTGAATGTTGAGATTTACCGGATGTACTATTGCATGTAACATCCTTCATAAACTCTTAATATCAATTTGAAGttgcagtgttggggagtagtgaacttcatgtagttcaactagtaatttaccTACATTTTGAAGTAGCTTgctggtagttgaactaaattcaaatcaaGGTAGTATTTTCAGTagttaaatacttttttgccatgtagtggtgtagctaactactagaACTAAACTCTACTACtctttttgcaaaaataaaatatgggtgaaATCAGCATCAGACCTGTCCAATTCTCACTTGAAAAATAGTTTGATTAATAGGACAAATTACATTCTGTTAACATCGGACAACAGAGGGATCTGTTCTTGACATTTTTCaactatgacatttcagatttacattTGGATGTAGTGGACTACCATTTCAAAATAACTAGTGAAgtaaactgtatatatttttaagggtagctttagtgtagcttactttcttccagtgtgaagtaattggtaacaatattttcagagtagcttccccaacactgagtACTTGGTACATGATAATGTGCAAATACTTGGCTGATGCTCAGGTACGGCCATTATGAAAACAGAAGCAGGTAAGTAGGGCAGATAGAGGATATATTGTCATTGGGTTAGAGCATGTAAAACATATTCTAACCCAATAACAACATATTtcctaataaaaataaaaaaactaataAAAATACAGTACTCATGCTTTTACAGGTCGACCACTTTTAGAGAAACCTCAGTtaaatgacaaaaaaataaacagcaggacaagaaaatttaatttaaaaaaaactatgtcTTGTTAATAGCAAACATGCACAACCACATAAAATGAACCACTTTGTAAGTAAACCCCCAAAATACATCCAAGTAAACCAAACAAACTAAAGTTACTCAAACTCAAATCTccccaaaatacaaaagaaaacaaGTGTATATTTCCACGCCTGTGAAACAAAATCAACATGCAAGGTTAGGTCAGTGATTGACTTACAAAGAGAGGAAGAGGCCTGGGAAAATCCACAGTGTCgtttaacacagacagacagaatacacTTGGTTTCCAGCTATGCATAGCAAAGGATTGTCCAGAGAAGGTCAATACCAAACATTTCCTAATGTATACAGTAGAAAGTAACTTTACACAGGCGGCcaaattcagatttttttgttgtcaaaaagagctgatctgattcgtaaaatcaaataaaacatttgaattGAGCTGCCTGTACACACGCAGCATCTGTGGATGATTTCACATGATGTGGAATACCACAACATTGCACTGAAAATACCAGTGCAACTTATGAGCCATCTTTTCAGATTCTTGAGTGGTTGTATTATGAGTTAACTACTCATAATTAGTTAACTTCAAAATAATTGTTATAAAAATAAACAGTTTATTATGATTTGGCTTCTCTTGGCCATTTGTACAGCAGTCCAAAAGATGAGATTGAGAGTTAACAATGTGTAATTGTTCACAAGATCATTTGTTTGTGTGCAATGCAGTATATAGATAgtgaattcagaaagtattcagaaccttgactttttccacctttttttgttaccttattctaaattgatttaaaaaaaaatccttatCTACACACAAcgcacaaagcaaaaacaggttatacatttttgcaaatttataaaaaaaaactgaaatattacatttacataagtattcagaccctttactcagcactttgttgaagaacctttggcagcgattacagcctcaagtcttcttggatatgacactacaagcttggcacacctgtacacACCTGCTTGGCACaccttggggagtttctctcatgcctctctgcagattctctcaagctctgtcaggttggatggggagcgtcgctgcacagctattttcaggtctctccagagatgttcgatcgggttcaagtccgggatctggctgttccactcaaggacatttagagacttgtcccaaagccactcctgcattgtcttggctgtgtaattagggtcgttgtcctgttggaaggtgaaccttcaccccagtctgaggtcctgagcgctctggagcaggttttcatcatggatctctctgtactttgcttcgttcatctttgcctcgatcctgactagtctcccagtccctgccgcagaaaaacatccccacagcatgatgctgccaccaccatgcttcaccgtagagatggtgcctggtttcctccagatgtggcgcttggcattcaggccaaagagttcaatcttagtttcatcagaccagagaaccttgtttctcatggtctgagagtctttaggtatcttttggcaaactccaagcggactgtcatgtgccttttaatgaggagtggcgtccgtctggccactaccataaaggcctgagtgctgcagagatggttgtcattctggaaggttctcccatcttcacagaggaactctggagctctgtcagagtgaccactgggttcttggtcacctccctgaccaaggcccttctcccccgattgcgcagtttggccgggcagccagctctatggagagtgttggtggttccaaacttcttccatttaagaatgatggaggtaactgtgttcttggggtccttcaaatgctgcagaaatattttggtacccatccccagatctgtgcctcgacacaatcctgcctcggagctctatggacaattcctttgacctcatggctgggtttttgctctgacatgaactgtcaactgtgggaccttatagacaggtgtgtgcctttccaaatcatgtccaatcaactaaatttaccacaggtggactccaatcaagttgtagaaacatctaaggatgattaatggaaacaggatgcaccggagctcaataagtctcatagcaaagggtctgaatacttatgtaaatacgtagtttttattttttgtaatacatttgcaaaaatatctaaaaacctgttttcaatttgtcattatgggttattgtgtgtagattgttgagaaaatgttttatttaatccatcttagaataagactgtaacgtaacaaaatgtgggggaaaaaatcaaggacggctgaatgctttccgaaggcactgtatattacagGATTCCTTGAAACACTGTCAAATCTGAACTGTGCCATGAGAACTGGAGGAAACTTGGTCTGTTAAAAAAACAGACTAAAACAGAATAAATAGCAAATACAATGTTTGGGAGGTTACAACACATGATGATACCATGCTGAGGATGATCAAAAGAGAAGGCCACTCCTGATAATAACTGTTGAAAATTAGGGGATATATATTCTTACATTTTAAATACATTATCAAAAAGCTACAAAATTTCCATTGTAGAAATGCTTATGCTACACAAACCTTTTTGGAAATGTCTTCATTGGCAAAGGTGAGGACACCGGGGTAAAAAACGTAACCAGATAAAGAAGTAATTTCCTTCCTAAGATTCGATTTGAAATCTGTCTGGTACGTACATTAGTGCAAACCCAAAAGGTAAATCAGTGATTCCTAAACCAACAACAACAGCAGGTGATTCTAGACCCTGACTCTGCTCTTCAATGCAAGCCTCAGCTATGGTCAAGCATTCCTATCATCAGACATGAAGCTAACGctcttctgacacacacacacttaaaacaGTGAACCAGCACTACTATGACATGCATCAGCAAGTGATTAACATGCTTAACTAGTATTCCTAGTCCGCAATCTTAAAAAGGTGGAACTCTGTGTACCCATCTACCTACATACTGTTTGTACCTACATCACTGCAGGCAGATGCAGTTTTGACCCCACCTAATGCTGATCATCACCAGAACCAGGTTTATTATTAATTATAGTACTGCCATTCTCAGACAGAGCCCCATGGAACTGAAACTAAACCTGAGTGGTAACGAGACAAGACAGTCCAAGGTTGTGTTCAGTAGAGCACATGTAGCTAAACTCTAAACAAAAATGTGCCTTTATTACTAGGCAAGCCCAGGTTGTCCTGCCCTGTTTCAGTACGTTTTCTTCTGTTTGCTGCCCAATGATCACGACCCAGGGTTGACAAAGGGTTGGTATTGGAGGAGAGGTTGACAGAttaaaaaggtcagaggtcatacaGTCAGAAAGTAGATAGGTCAATGGTCACAGAGCACAGAGTTCTCCAGGGTGAAGTCATAAGTGAAGGAGGCCAGATTGTGGTTGATGTCTCGGGGGGACATCAGCATCTCAGAAGAGAGGGGGAACCCGGGACCCCCTGTCTGCATGGCCAGGACATGGGGGGCCAGGGTGAACGGGACATCTCCTAGTAGCTCTGGGAGAGACGGTGGGGCCTCCACGATGGGCACAGGGGGCTTCCACATGGGCCCTGGTGATGGGGCGATCATGGAAGGTGGAGCGGGGGCTGGAGAGTGGTGGGCCTGGGAAGGTGTCGCACTGGAAGactggggagaagaggagagaaaatgTCCACCTTCAGGCATTACATTTAGAAACAAGTGTAGGCTACACATGACAAGGAACACTAATGTGGCACATTTTTGGCAAACATGAAAACAGATTTTTAAGGGTGGGTAGGTTGCAACTTAAACACTAGTAATCGAACACAAAACAGTGTCATGACACGGTCAAGATGACGTTTCAGATCCCTGCAAAGTCCTAAGGAAGGAAGTCACAAGGTGTGgccacacacgactccaacaacatTTTCAAGTTCGCTgacaatggtggtaggcctgatcaccggcgacgatgagtcagcctacagggaagaggtcagtgacctggcaatATGGTGtcggaacaacaacctctccctcaacacaagcaagaccaaggagctgattgtggactatatgaattggggggggggggcaatagaGCAGGtagacagcttcaagttcctcagtgtccaaatcactaaagacTTAAAAATGGTCCAAAACACAGTGTTTTGCACAGTCATGACGAAGGCGcgacagtgcctcttccccctcaggaggttgaaaaggtttggcatgggccttCAAATCCTGAAAAGATTTTACAGcggtaccattgagagcatattgacttGACTGGCTGTGTCACTGTTTGGTATGGCAATAGCTCCAAcctcgatcgcatggcgctacagaaggttgtgtggacagcccagtaaatcactggggacgagctccctgccatccagaaaCTCTATATCAGGCAGTGAGAAAAGAAGGTCCAGAAAATcatcaaagactccaaccacccaagccatagactattttctctgctgccgcacggcaagaggtgccggtgcatcaagtctgacaccaacaggctcctgaacaactTCTATCCCCAAGAAATACGAcggataaatagctaacaaaataccCACAccgtcactccaacacacagggccctacacactcacccacaccgtcactccaacacacacacacacacacagggccctacacactcacccacaccatcactccaacacacacacacacacacacagggccctacacactcacccacgccgtcactccaacacacacacacacacacagggccctacacactcacccacaccgtcactccaacacacacacacacacacacacacacacacacagggccgaacacactcacccacaccgtcactccaacacacacacacacacagggccctacacactcacccacaccgtcactccaacacacacacacacacacagggccctacacactcacccacaccgtcactccaacacacacacacacacacagggccgaacacactcacccacaccgtcactccaacacacacacacacacagggccctacacactcacccacaccgtcactccaacacacacacacacacagggccctacacactcacccacaccgtcactccaacacacacacacacacagggccctacacactcacccacaccgtcactccaacacacagggccctacacactcacccacaccgtcactccaacacacacacacacacacacacagggccctacacactcacccacaccaacacaccatcaTTCGCTCACTCACACAATTTGTACATACATTGActctacacacccactcacatacaagctgctgctactctgtttatcttatatcctgttgcctagtcaccttaccctttacatatctacctccgtCATTTCAGTATTCctgcacatgtaaatatggtattggaacggACTAATTAAATATTGTCTGTATATAGTACGCTTAGTTACTTATTAGTTTAGTTAGTTATTACTTATTATTACGCTTAGTTACTTACTTTCTTATTCCTCTTTTCCCCCCTtctagtaatacattgttattgcattgttgggttttgagtttgcaagaaaggcatttcactgtacttgtgcatgtgacattacaaCTCAGCTAGCGTACTAGTGAGTGTACCACAAAACACAAGCAAACACCACACAAAATGATTTTAGCCTGTGTCTTCCATGATATTATAGGCCTACTGTTTTTACTCTTCAATTGACTTCGTTAATTCAAAAGAATTTGGTGTACACACCAAGTGCTAGATTGGAGACTTAAGCTGTGCTTTGGGCCTTGTAAGACCGAATGAAAGCCTAAATGCAGAGAAGATGTCACAGGAAATGGCTTATTCCTCTGCAATTAACATAACATTCAGTTGGGACGTAACCACGGAAACATCCTTTAATGAGTGTTTGTGCTCTCAAACACGATGATGACGAGGACTCACCTGGGAGCATGAACAGCAGTGTGAGGGTCTTTTCCTTATTTTTCATAACTTCTACAACTTCACATATAAAGTAAGCTTACACTTTTAAACCTTAACCACTATAGCTTAATATAACCTCTGTAACAACCAATACAGAACACTGCAGATAGTGTCCCACCATCTGTCCCTCTCGATTTGTCATATATAGCCCATCCTGAAGCAGGACAGGTTTATAGTGTTGTAGGTAGGCGTCTGTACAGTATGAACGAGGACAGGTTTATAGTGTTGTAGGTAGGCGTCTGTACAGTATGAACGAGGACAGGTTTATAGTGTTGTAGGTAGGC contains the following coding sequences:
- the LOC139558391 gene encoding UBAP1-MVB12-associated (UMA)-domain containing protein 1-like, with product MFSFFGHRNKDSSKKSSSEGDTDGFVIIGETVEEQRQKIQNVNISKPSCNVIVQPSKSSSATPSQAHHSPAPAPPSMIAPSPGPMWKPPVPIVEAPPSLPELLGDVPFTLAPHVLAMQTGGPGFPLSSEMLMSPRDINHNLASFTYDFTLENSVLCDH